ATTCTGCTAACTTCTTGAAACTTTGCAAATAGTGCTAGTGTACTTGCTGCTGTTGTTTGTCCCTTTGGGGTGAGGGATTGGATGCTCGCATAAACTGTAGCTTATTGCTGGAGTACTGAATGCCGTACATTTTTATTTAAACGAGTGCTGTTTATGGAGAAAGTTTAAAAAATATGTGAGAGGCAGGTAGCGGTTAGGAATGCTTTTCATCAACAAATTCTCATGTCGCGCAGCTGTTGAATGCGTTGGCAAGATGGCATGTCTCCTTTTGTTAACAATCGCAAAACAGGCAAATGACGACTGTGAGAATGATTGAAAACTAACGGTTATGGTATTCAGCATGGCATCAGATGTCTTGTTGGCGCAAACATTTGTGTATTGGAGCCTTGATATGCATGTTCAGTATTGATCTAGAGCCTTTCAATAATGATTTTGTCTTGCAGTGCACACCTTTCTGGCTGCAAAAAGTCAAAATTTTCAGCATCTGTTGTAACAGCAAGACAGTAAACAAACTGCATGAAAAATTGTAAAAGGCCATATGAAAGGAAAGCCTTAAACCACCCTAGCCGGCTGTTGCTATTTTGCAACACACCAGTTCTGAGCTCCTAAATTGAAATGGGATGCTGAGGCAAAAGAAAGCCAGATTCTGAGTTCCCAAGTTGTTTTGCAACAAGAACATGTTCGTACATCACCATCTCTGACTTGGAAAACAATGCTTGCATGCACAGTTTCGACTGCAAGAATTGTGCATGGCTACATCCATTCAAGTGCACAAACTGCAATCACTGCAATACTGACTATTGCGCACTTTCACAAGGTGTGAAACATTTCAGTTTTCATTTCAAGGTCCCTAAAGAAGAAAACATCTAGAAATATAAAGACTGTACTTTGCTGTAGGCACctgttaaaatttttttttttttttgcagtaaggCAACAAATGTCTCTCCAAGGTAGTAGTTGATGTGAAATGTAATATTCTAGAATTGAATTATTTAAATGGTGGGAAACTAACTTTGGGTGTTATAACTTCACATACAGATACTTTTTAAATGTAAGACAATAAGCAGTTTAGTGCCACCTAAGGCAGTGGGTAATGTTGAGTTAATCTGTGTTGGTAAATTACACTCCTGCAATAGCAAAGCGACCACTCTTACCAGAAGAGGAGGCTTGGTCATAGCTTGGTGAAACGGAACAGGGCCATAAGAATGAAGGCATTCACTGTGGTGGGAGGGTCGGTCATAAATAGCACAGTTACTAAAGAGAGGTCGTGGTAGTGCATTTGCAAAAGTGAGAGGGCCGCTTTCTATTCTATCGCATATTAAGTGTGCAGAGCTGCACTGAGGATATGGCATGAACCTCACAAGCAGTCAACACTATTTTTGTAAGGTCGAGGACGTATGGATGTGCAAATATATTTGCTTCTTTTGTTCCTAATCTAACCTAACTTGACAGAATTGTTGTAAGCGTCCTTTAATTGCGGAGCAGCCGGTGACAAGGGAAAACTTGCACAAGTATCGAGTGTAAACAATGTGCCATTATTTAGTACAATTTGGTAACACCTCGAGGACACCCAATGGGCAGCAGGGGGATCAAAGCTGGAACCCGGGCTGGTCTGTGGGTGCCAGGGGTGTATCCCGTGGGTGCCAGAGTGGCTCTGTGTACCCGAGGTGTATAAGATCGGATGTCTGCAGTCGTGGACAGCCAGTTTTGTATGAGAACACGCCCTGGCGTGCTCTGTCCTTGGCGGCCCCAATACATGGATTCCATGGATTCAATGCCTGGATTCCAGCTTTGATCCCCCCCACTGCCCCTTGGGTGGTGCCCCAGAGATTCTGCGCTGCCTACAATCTCAGGTGATCTGCTGAGCCCTCCGTTTGCTGGTTACAAGTGCCCTGCTAGAGCACTATAATTATATGTAAATAATTTAGTGCTCCAATTTGCAGTGTTTCTACTTGGAACTCAATGTCTGATTTCGTGAGAAGAGTCCTTGCATAAATTCTCGCTTGCCACAGGCCGCTCCACAATTAAAGGATGCTAACAGCTCCGCCACCTAACCTAGCCAAACCTAAACTACCTAGAGCAGCagtaatctaaaaaaaaaaagaaagaaataattcaagaaaaaaattaataacgACTAACATACATGCGGCATGAACCAAGAACCCGCAGTCGCAATCTCGGTGTCTTCCTATTGCGTCCCAAATCATGAATGGAACTTTGTGCTATTACACAGGTTCTGTATCGGCTGCTATTGCACCCTCAATCAATAGAGTTGTGACTATAGTGAGGGGCCCGCTCATTATTGTCCTTCCAAAAATGAAAGACAATAGGTGCTGGTGCCCTGAAGTTGCAAGATGGACAAGTGAGCTATAGTTGGCTGACATTCATTTTCGGAACATTAAAGTGCAACGAAAGAAAACTGAAGACGGAGGACCGACAGGACCAGGCACTTACTCGCAACTGAAGAATTTACTAAACAAGCATGCGCGATCACTTTGATATGTATTTATATGAAGCTTGTCTCTAAAGGTATTACTGGCTCTACCAAACAAATTTAACTTTTGCTGCACCGAAATGCCACAAATACAAGAAAACACATTCAGATCTCTGAGTCACACCGAGTTACTGGAACAGTGGGTGCAAAAATCACAAAAAGAGAAGTTTGATGTTCATTTTCTCCTGCAATAATCATCCTAACAGTTTTAATAATCAAGTAACAGTATTGATTGTATGTGTAGCATATTTTGCTATGTTCTCTTGTTGGGAACAAGAGATTGAATATTTATACTTGTTAAACATATCCGAATTAAAGGAAAGCAGAGCGAAAGTAAGTTGTGTGGCTTTTATGTGCATGGCTTGTGCTGCTTCATGTGTATGATTGCAGCATTTTTGGTGTCAGTGTTCATTATCAGTGTTCTTGCCCAAGACACCCTGTCACTATATAAAGAAAAGAAGATTGCGCTTTTGGTGATTCAGCATTATggtgtaccaaaaaaaaaaaaagctgccactTGCCATCTGGTTGTGCCTAGTTCACTCACTATGCCAACCTCTGTTATCATCTACCTGCTCACCGTTGCCCTCATGATGCTTGATGTTTTCAATATATAGCTTGTAAAAACAAGTGAGCTTTATAAAGAGGTGCAGTTTTATCATGCCATAATGATAGTTGCCTAAAAGTTGGCCGAGTTCGAGAGGTCTTGCAACTGGAGTCACTTCGACACAGCAGTCTTGTTTCAGGGCAGTGTTCAGACTCTGACTAGTTGGAATCAGTGCTATTATGGTGTCTACCATGCCATCCCTTATAATGCACTGGAAAGTTTTGGGACGTCAAGCTCtatatttaaaatttttgttCCATCGTTTATAGAGCCTGTACCTTAAATGCAATAAATGAACACTGATGACACTTGTTTTGTTAACTCGCTTGTCTTGTCCTTGCACTGCTCTTTGACACTTGCAATGTGTACCAACCAGCACAAATAAACATCCTTAATTAAACAACAACTTGCCAGTTGCGGCAAAGATATGGGAGTATGAAATGCAAGATTGGGGCTCTCTTATTTTTCCAAGGGGGTGTATCTTAGATTCCGGCTCGCACTTCAAACTGCACACCCTGGAGCGTGCTGATCCCTGCTTTTTGTCCTTCCAGGGATAGCGTGCCGATGCCCTCGCTGTCGCGATGGGCTCTGTTTCCCCGACCGGCCATGTGCCACTGCATAGCCGTAAAGGACTGAGGCACAGGATGGTGCCCCGACTGACGGGCGACAAAGTGGCTAAGGAGAGCCAGCCGCTCAATGACCTGGCCTCCTCTACTCCCGCCCACCGCAATGATGTCGAGTCGGGCGGAGAGGGCGACTGGACGGCCGACGAGGAGGTGATGGTGGTGGATAAGGAGCCGCTGCTACCCCGGCGGCTCAGTGTGGATGGTGCCAAGGGTGACAGGGCTGGCGCTGCTGCGGGTGACACCCCAGAGTCCATCTGGTCGGTGGCCGTGCAGGTGTTTGTGCCATTCCTCATTGCTGGGTTCGGTACGGTCGGTGCTGGACTGGTGCTGGATGTCATCCAGGTAAGATTCATATCGTAACAACCATGTCATTGATGCGAGTATCAACGATAGTGGGGAACTGTTGCAACGTCTAGGCTTGCAATGCAGGCTTATTCGTATCCCATCTTGAAATGCTAGTGCAGCGCAAACTAGATCACGAAGAAGAGCACATGAATATGCAGACAaggtgctaacttccaacaaatTGCTGTGCGTTCATCTGCTCATCTCACGACTTTTCCAAGTTTGCATTACATTAATATACTATTTCAAAATGAGACAGTGAAATGCTGCTGATGTTGTGCATGGGATGCGGCCTAATAACCCTGAGGCTCATGCCGCTGAGCAACGTGTGCTTCTCTGTCAGCGAATTTTGTTGCTTTAGAGGAGTAATGGACAGTTACAAAACTGTAAGCTGGCTACTCTGTAAGGCTGTTTTTTAAGCCAGAACTCGTCCACTGGCTACATTTCTCCCTCTGGGCACCGTCCTAAGGAGGGAGCGCAAGCCACAATGGCTTTCTGAGAATTATTCCAAAGGTTTCAGGTCATCATTGTTCTCTCCAGTGCGAGGAAATATATTATTCCTATTCaatagcatacctgccaactctcccgaattgaCCGAGAGCCTCCCGAATTGTTGTCacatctcccgattgtacggaTGCGGCCTCAAATGTCCTGAAAAGTAGCCGCCACAGCACCgcatttctttttatctttttcttgcttttttcttttttttttttacgccctgGATTTACCGGATTAGCTCGTCTCAGGCTGGGTCGCGcgtttttagcaatccagtcgttTGTGACCGTGAGTGCGTTAGGCTTCAattggctttgtcaggttgtaGAGTGAAGTGCCAATGCCGAACTACCCTCTGTTTCCCCTAGTTTAGGTCATTGGAACGATTGATTGCACTTTCAGAAGCCAAGAATAAGTACTTGCAAGTATTTCTGAGATCATACACGACTGAGTTTCTGTGCTTTGTCACTTCGCGGAGTCGTGACAAGTATGGACTCTGTACCACGTGTGCCGTTTCGCACGgccgtaagctgttatgggctcattgcaaTAGCTGTTCCCGTTCACGATGGTGATCGTAACTGCTTTCGctcgaaatgcgaaaaaagtacccggttcccgccgggatcaaacctgcacccgctgcgtgggagccagatactctaccactgagccacgcaagcgcttgctatcgggcaccggACAAATGCACTCTAAACAGAGCGCAGACGattcgagcctccgccagtatggtggcgccatctagttaaggtgcctgcaaaatgCAGCGTGCGcgtgcgcagacgacgagatgccattcagacgaggcacacaataaaaaaaaaaacgcgacccCAGCCTCCTTCAGTATGGTGGCGCGCCATCTAGTAAAGGTGCCTgcaaatgtcacaggcctgcgcggccaggcatcattgggctcagcagactgctgtgcagcagactgctgtgaacagagcattacaagccgcagctcgccgttgacgccaggctggcagttcagatcgttctcgtcaaaacgaggtgaaagACTTTGTCACGAaaaccctggtgtgcgtggtgccaaaattggagctactcttgagccgctccaccagcttacgctgtgactgtgctgcgtgtgccgtgcaggcctgtgacttttttgggGGGACCTCCCCCCCTCGCGCGGCGGTCTCCCGAATTTTCATGTTGCCAGGTTAGCAGGTATGCAATAGCCTTTACTACAGCCAAACCCCTCCAGAGTAGAGGGATATGTGGGGACTCGGCATTGGGTAAAGGCTATTGAATGGAAACAATTAATCCTTCATTCTGCTACCTAGCCTGCAGATATGGCTTTTTGTTTAAACGACAGGTCTTTCTTCCACATGAAAAGCATTCTTTTCTTGCATATTGTCAATTCTGACCAATGCCTTGGAAGAGCTGGAAACTAACAACAAGTTGAGGGGTTGGGTTCTACATCGTGGCACAGCTCTTCACCAGACCATTGGTGGCTTTTTTGGCTGTGTCACGCAACATTTCAAAATCGAAATAAAGAATTGAATTTGAATCAACTGTTGGGAACGTTACTTTACGTGAATGTGcaaaagtatcgttttttttttttttcattattttgtgCAGCGAAAACAAGTCTTTCTGTCAAGCTGTAATGAAGGCTCTTCATGATGGTTCTTACGTTAATCTTTTCTTGCCATGTAGAAAGGGCTTGCTCCAACCAAATGATTATGTTTTATTAAAGTGCACCATTGTTACAAAGTACAGTACTGCCGCAGTAAAAGATGGCACTCTGCAGTAGTCGCTGTGACCATGTCACTGAAAGATTAGCACTTTAGGCACTCAGTGTGTAGTGCTCTCCGGTGCCGGTAAAGGCTCGTAAAGGCGCAGTGAATAGTTCAGAGTTTTTCATCAGACCAACGCACATTCAAAATGATAAGGACAGAAAGAAGCACTAGGCAGGCAGTGCTTTGTCCCTTTCCATTCCTTTGCCTTCAGTCTTTTCGAATGCCTGCTTCTTCGTGAAAGTAATGGATTGTTACCGTATCCAGCCTGCAGTCCTTTAGCCTAATACTGTGATTTTCCGCATTCACTTGAGTTGACTAGAAGCTTTGAGTAGTATGCTCGGCTGAACAATTTGCCAGAGACGTAATTGTACTTTGGGAAGTCATCGTAGCACAAATAAAGTAGGCATGAAGAGCAGCAGAGAGACAGGAGACACGGCAGCATTGGTGCTGTTTAGGTGACAGGACAGAAGGCAGAACAGCACAGATGCTGTTTAACAGACAGAACAATAGACAGGACAGTATGGAGGCTGTTCAGAAGACAGGATAGCGCCTGTGCTCTCCAGTCTTCTGTTATTTGTGTCTGTCGTATTTGTGCTACGATGCCTTCCCCCAAGTATCAGCCAGCATGCCCAACAGTAAGTTCCTTTTGAGTAATTGTATGCTGAAAGATTCCATGTCACCCTGGTTGCTTGCAGCACTGGAAGGTGTTCCAGAAGGTGTCCGAGCTGTTCATCCTTGTGCCGGCACTACTGGGGCTCAAGGGAAACCTGGAGATGACGCTGGCCTCGCGCCTCTCCACTCAGGTGGGTCACTTGGTGACAAGCCAGCCTCTGGTGTCGCATTGCGGTTTCCTGCTTCCAATGGAGCAAAGGGTGCTGTGGCAGGCATACGGGAGTTTCCTACAATGCTGCTGCCTGTGAGAAAACTCGGCGCTACGTGTTTGCAAGTGTCCTGACTAGCGAGCAATTTTGCGCATAATTATGCTAGCAGCCACGCACCTGTAATCCAGTAAGCTTTGTCGGCAAGGGCAAGATGGTAAAGCACCTGTGTAGTctaatttaggcgcacgttacagaacccTAACTAGTCAAAATCGGTGCGGAGCCCCCCCCGCCATGTCGTCTCTCATAGATGCGGTGTTTCTTTAGGGCATTAAAGGGGCACACAGGTCTTAGAGACTGAAAAATTCTGGGAAAATAGATTTCTTAAAAATGGTACTTTTCAATTCTACAGAGACTGATGCATGTTCTTGGAAATTTTCTCGTATCCTTGATTGATATTTTAGTCGTCGTAGAATTTTATATCGCACCTGCCAGCTGCATTTCTACTAATGGACATGCAAAAAAGGGCCTTTCTCTGCGACAGGCAGCTGCCATTCTCTTTCCAATCGCAGCCATCTTGGTCTCATTTGAAAGAGCTGCTCTTCTTTATATTTCACATTGCTGCAACTCCAGATCTGAAGGAAAAGCTCGCGAAAAAGCAGTCCTGACGCGCAATTCCAATCGTCAACTCAGACACGTGACAATAAGCGCGCCACGCCATTGGTACATTTTTGCAGTTGTCTGCGCATACGCGTTACATGGGGGCCATCTTGCCTAGAGTGCACAAATCGTCGCATGCAGCAATGTTGAATTCACGACCAAAGTTTTCATCAAAGCATAAATTCGGCAGACGGAAGAAATGAATGGTGTTCAACTTTC
This portion of the Dermacentor silvarum isolate Dsil-2018 unplaced genomic scaffold, BIME_Dsil_1.4 Seq1033, whole genome shotgun sequence genome encodes:
- the LOC119434371 gene encoding solute carrier family 41 member 1 — encoded protein: MGSVSPTGHVPLHSRKGLRHRMVPRLTGDKVAKESQPLNDLASSTPAHRNDVESGGEGDWTADEEVMVVDKEPLLPRRLSVDGAKGDRAGAAAGDTPESIWSVAVQVFVPFLIAGFGTVGAGLVLDVIQHWKVFQKVSELFILVPALLGLKGNLEMTLASRLSTQANLGKMDTAAEQWRMATGNLALLQVGAPLPVLPALSEK